The sequence below is a genomic window from Flagellimonas marinaquae.
CGAATCTTATCACAAAATCCCGGTATGGGTAATTGGGAGCGGAGTAATAATTCGGTTCGGAAAAAATAGAATTCAAGTGTTCGGCCTTTAAATATATCCGTGTTTGTCTTACCCTGGCATTAATAAATACATCCATTAAAGGGTATGCTCCAAACTCTTCGTTGTTCTGAATATAGAATTCACCCAATAAAGGGTGGTAGGCGTCCATGTTATAGGATGTAAAATATTTAAAGGTCACTCCTGTTTGAATGTACATGGCTTTTTTGAAAACGTCACTTGAATAGTATAAGGTATTCCTTGTAACCAGGTCGGGCACATTGACCACTTGATTCTCTTGTGTCACATTTTGATACATTACCGTGTTCATTAACGCCCATTTTCTCCACTTTACCTCTTTTTCATACTTTACTTTTAAGTGATTTATTGTGCTGGATTCTTGAAATGGCCTTACAAAAGCGGTTTCCTGACCCAATCCAATGGCTTCTTCGGTAGCTGTGGATGCAAAATAACTGTAGTTATCCACTGCACTGTATTCTGCTCGAATGTTTCCTACTAATTTAGAGTCCAGACCGAATTCGATGCTCTGTGTCTGTACTTTTTCGAATGTACTATTGTTTTGCCAGTTAAAATTTCGATAATCGCTTTGATAAAGTAAATAATTGAAGTCCGGCATACGGGACGAAATATGTATGGCCCCTGTAATCTTGTTGTTTTTGTTGAGCCTGTATGCCGCGATGGCATCAAGATTATTTCCTGTTAGGTTCCCAGATACTGTGTAATTTAGATTTCCCTGCAAATGTAGCGGGCCTATTGTATTTGCATAAGTTCCTCCAATCGATACCTCATTCCCATCCAACTTATTCTGTATGATACCTTCTTCGGTCAATAGAATACTGTTGAAAAAGTAATTGTAATTGAACAGTGCCATGTTGCCGGACACCCTACCCAAAGTTTTGTTGAAAAATTCGACACTCCCTTTATTATACATGGTTTTTAACCGCGCCTGATCATCAATGGGGATCAAAAATGGGTCGGTACCAAATGCATCGTTCTGTTCGGATTGCCCAAAATCGTAAATTTTAGTCTCGTAACTAAATTCATGCCCCAAGGACAAACTTGTAGGTTCCGTATCCAATGAATCTTTTTTTTTGTTTACCAGCTTATAGTGTTGATCAAAGTAATATCGTTTTCCTAAAATTCGATTATTGGCATTGGTGTAGAGCAGGTCAATTTTAGCCCTGTCCTGAAAATCCGGCAAATCTCCTTCAAACTGATTTCTATCCAATAATCCGCCACTTTCTTCACTTTCCATTTCCTGGGCAGCGATATGACCGCGAATACCATATCTTCCATTTTCCGTAAGATAATTGAACGTAAACCTAAATTTACCATCTTGTGCTTCTTCGTACCTATATTTGCCCAATGACCGGAAGCCATTGTATGCTATGGATGCGTTAAATCTTTTGGTAATATTAAAGGTGAGCAATGCATCCAAATATTGCCCTTGCTCCATTGTGGTCTTGAACATAAGCTCCGTCATTGGAGTGGGCACACTATAATAGTTGACGTCTTCTTTCTCGAAATACCCTGGATGTTTTGCAGATGCCCCTATTCTTGGGTAATACG
It includes:
- a CDS encoding putative porin — protein: MRILFVTLFILLGQFIMAQQDSLPPTKKADTLDLDPKEGPLLQSKDSIAKDKPKGNLKKPAKPTAKDSITIHDYKIISYNKDTTIVDTTLTIKKDYIYNYLRKDDFELMPFANMGQPYNRLGLNLSATPYYPRIGASAKHPGYFEKEDVNYYSVPTPMTELMFKTTMEQGQYLDALLTFNITKRFNASIAYNGFRSLGKYRYEEAQDGKFRFTFNYLTENGRYGIRGHIAAQEMESEESGGLLDRNQFEGDLPDFQDRAKIDLLYTNANNRILGKRYYFDQHYKLVNKKKDSLDTEPTSLSLGHEFSYETKIYDFGQSEQNDAFGTDPFLIPIDDQARLKTMYNKGSVEFFNKTLGRVSGNMALFNYNYFFNSILLTEEGIIQNKLDGNEVSIGGTYANTIGPLHLQGNLNYTVSGNLTGNNLDAIAAYRLNKNNKITGAIHISSRMPDFNYLLYQSDYRNFNWQNNSTFEKVQTQSIEFGLDSKLVGNIRAEYSAVDNYSYFASTATEEAIGLGQETAFVRPFQESSTINHLKVKYEKEVKWRKWALMNTVMYQNVTQENQVVNVPDLVTRNTLYYSSDVFKKAMYIQTGVTFKYFTSYNMDAYHPLLGEFYIQNNEEFGAYPLMDVFINARVRQTRIYLKAEHLNSIFSEPNYYSAPNYPYRDFVIRFGLVWNFFS